DNA from Phocoena phocoena chromosome 1, mPhoPho1.1, whole genome shotgun sequence:
tctttttgaagagcacgggctctaggagcgcgggcttcagtagttgtggcacgcgggctcaatagttgtggcttgcgggctctagagcgcaggctcagtagttgtggcgcatgggcttagctgctctgcggcatgtgggatcctcccggaccagggcttgaacccgtgttccctgtattggcaggcagattcttaaccactgcgccaccagggaagcctggcaggcggattcttaaccactgcaccaccagggaagtcctgatttgtCTTATATACGTCATGAAATGATTATGTTGTGAAATGTCTTATTGTgggttaaatttaaaaattttgactgGTCTAGGTCTCAGGGTTCAACAGGTGCTTTCAGGGCAAACACCAGCTACAAGACTCATTTACTCTTGAGGAATTGCCCTTTCTTGTCACTTCTGACCTCTGTTAATTCCCTTACTTTGTAGTCAGCTCACTGATGCttcacaagaaaaattttaaaaatttatccatCACTTTTAAGTGCCATATGTGAGGAAGCATTTCTCTGATCCCCTCTTCTGCCATTTTGCTGGAAATGCAGCTCTCTTCCTGAGGGTCTATCCCATCTCATTCCATTACCACAGCTCATTATATTCCAGCTTCACTTGCCTCCTTTGTGTTCCCCAAATGTGCCAAACTATCCTGCAAAGAATCTTTGCACTTCCTGTTCGCTCTACCTGGATCGCTTCTCCCTAGCACTTCTAAAGCACTCCTTTGCTTTCTTCATCAATCAGGATTTGTTCAATTATAAGTTCAAATAGCTCAAAATAGCTTAAGAAAAACAGGAGAATCTATCGTCTCACTTAAGTGAAAAGTCCAAGGGTACCTTCAGGTACAGCTGGAATCAGGTGCTCAAGTGATTTCCATGCTCATCAGGtctctgtttctgggctctcctGCCAGGCACCAGGCCCACACTTCCTTTGTGGTGGCAAGATGACTGCCTGCAGCTCCAGGTTTATAGTCTACTTGGTCAACAATTCCTGGGCAAAGaaagtttctctttctcaatAGTTCTAGTAAACTTCCTAGTACTGAGTTTCACTGGCCAGGTCAGGATCATAACCCCATTCCTGGAGATAGGCTGGGGTCAGCCCCACAAGAAACATGCACAGAGCATATAGGAGAAGTGGTTCCCCCCAAAATATAAAGGCATTGTTATCAAAAGTAGGACATAAATGGTGGGAAGGCAAAGCCCACAGCTGCCCACTCCAACATCCTAGACTTCTCTATCTAAAGTATATTGCTGGGGTTATGCCCTACCGTATCAccctgttttcttccttcaaagTATACATATAATGCAATCTGAAATGATATTTGTTTTGATTCTTTATggccttctctcttcctctggatTGAGCGTGCTCAGAGGGCAGGGACCTTACCTGTCTTGATCACTGCTATATTTCTAGCACTTAgaagtgtctggtacatagtaagtgcttaatgaaGGCTTGTGGTAGGAATGAGTTTGCTGGACAGCCCATCCTCTCTTGCTGTCTTAAGAATCTcccatgcagggacttccctggcggtccagtggttaagactctatgcttccactgcagggggcatgggttcaatccctggttggagatctaagatcctgcaagccgggcagcatagccaaaaaaaaaaaaaagaatctcccaCGTGAGTTTATTCATGCAAGGCAGCCATATTTCCCCTTCTACTAGATCAATCCCATCACATACAAAGGTGTTCCTAGCAGCTCCCATCTTACAGAACCCCTGTTCAACCCCCTTTCTTGCCAGCTACCACCCTATTTCTCTGCTTTTCAAAACAAAGCTTACACAGAAGGATGGTCTGTGTTTGCCATAATTGCTTCCTTAATCTCAATTTATTGCTCTGCCCACTTTTCTGTTTCCCCCCTTTATTGACAACCATCCCTGCTCAGGCTCCTTTGCTGGTTCGTTCCCATCATCCTGGCTTCTAAATGTGGTGTCTCAGACTTCTGTTCACTTCTCCATCAATACTTTCTCCCAAGGGCACTCATCTTATCCCACGGCTTCAAGTGCCATCTATGGATGACTCCCCAAATTCAAGTCTCCAGCTCTGACTCTCCAGTGCTGACTTCCAGAAGCTTCTATACACCTGCCTACTTATCATGGATATCCAACTTGGGTgttgtgaaataatagaaaaaatatgtgtattgttgtctgcccccagttcctgacacagagctcctaaacccCTTGGAATTTCTAGAATATTCTATTCTAACCAGGTGACTGTTGGTGGGTGCCTGAATAGCTTCAGGAAGGGAGCTGGTCACCAGAGAGACGAAtgcatgattagaagcttggaactttcagccccacccccaccccaacctctgggaagggcagaggggctggagattcaGTTAATGATCCATCATGCTcatgtgatgaagcctccataaaaatccccaaagtacaGGGtgtggagagcttctgggttggtgaatatACCCAcatgctgggagggtggtgcaccccaactccatgggacagaagctcctgtgctcagAGATCCCTTCCAGATCTCACCCTACGTATCTCTTCAtttggctgttcatctgtatcctttataataaactggtaaatgtgtTTCCCTGAATTTTCCAGCTGTTCTGGCAAATTATTGAATCCaaggagggggtcgtgggaacctctgatttgtaggtaagtcagacagaagttgTGGATAACTTGGGGGGAATctactacttgtgattggtgtctCAAGTGAAGGGCACTCTTGTAGGAATAggtccttaacctgtggggtctgtgtTAACTCCGGTTAGTGTCAGAATCGAATCACATTGAATTGCAGGACACCCGGCTAGGGTTGAAGAATTGGTTGGtgcaggaaaacacacacacacacacacacacacacatttaatgaccagaagtgtcagaagtgaaggATTCTATGAATAGAGGATTgagaatagagaagaaaaacagaaaagattttccaaaatAGGCATCCAAAACAAAATTCTTTCCAAAGGTTTACCTATCCTCTATGTGTGTAGACCTTTACTAgctagtaaaatatatttttttccctttctgtgttactttttttttaattgagttttgcTTCTCTGCATCAGACTGATACAGAGAGGATTTTACAAGTCAGACTTTCATTTTCCAGTGCACAGTAACTCAAACCATAACATCTGAATGCTGCTGTGCTAatgtcaattattttaaataatctttccatgtttttttttgggggggggcccACGCTGTGCgtgtgacatgcgggatcttagttccctgactagggatcgaacccgtgccctctgcaatagaagtgtggagtcttaaccactggactgccagggaagtcctctttccACCTTTGAAACTGAATGTATACCCCTTGCAAGGTATATTCTTTCTTAGTTAGACTAAAAAATGGGAAGATACAATGGGCTATTACTATAgacttcttttgttcttttttattttttttaaatttaattttatttgtttattattttggctgtgttgggtcttctttgctgggctttctctcattgtggtgagctgggactactcttcgttgtggtgcatgggcttctcattgcggtggcttctcttgctgcggagcatgggctctgggtgcgtgggcttcagtagttgtggcacgtgggcttcagtagttgtggctcgcaggctctagagagcaggctcagtagttgtggcatatgggcttagttgctccacagcatgtgggatcttcccggaccagggcttgaacctgtgttccctgcattggcaggcggattcttaaccactgcgccaccaaggaagtcctgacttcttttgttttatttttgtaatgaaGCAATTATCAtgcagggggaaaagaaaagaaaacctcttgACCTTGATTTCTCTATGAAACCTGTTCCTCCCCTGGTCTTTCCCATCTCAGTCAAGAGTATCACACCTAATGGTGCCTCACTCACCCCCTCACTAATCATCCACAAGTCCTCTCAGTTCATCtccaaataaaatccaaatcgtctctcctcccacctcttgCCATTACTCCTGGCCTGGCCTCCATCCTCTCTCAGCTGGATTACTGCAGTaatctcctaactggtctccctcaTCCTCCTCTTGTTGCCTTTCAGTTCATTCTCTACATGGCTAACAGCATGACCTTTTAGAAACAAATCAGATCATGTTGATCCCCACTTAAACCTTTCAAAGGCTTCCCCTGCACTTAGAGTAGAACCCCAAATCCTCACCCTGGCCTCCAGACCCAGCTCCTCTGATCTCAGCTCTCCCCATTTTCTGGCTTACCAGGCACTGAACACACTGATCTTTCTGTCTCAGGACCTTTGCCCATACTATTTTTTCTGCTGGGAAATCTCTCTCCTCAATTCCACATAACTGACTCCTGCTCATCTTTCAGgtttcagcttaaatgtcacctcttaaGGAGAAGCCCTCCTTGACTCCCCTTTCTATCAGAtagccagatttttaaaaaacatttatttattttactgtgccaggtcttagttgtggtacgcgggatctttgttgtggcgcacgggatctttgttttggcacacaggatctttagttgtgtcatgcgaactcttagttgtagcatgtgagatctagttccctgaccagggatcgaactcgggccccctgcattgagagtatggagtcttagccagtggaccaccggggaagccccggggaagtccctcatgtCACCAGATTAGACCTTGTTCATGATTTCTAGGGAAGCACTACGGCCTAGTGGTTGAAaacaggctctggaggcagacTGCCTGGGTGTTGAATCCTAGCTTGGCCACTCCTTGACCATGTGGCCTTGGCCGCatttacttaaccactctgtCCTTCagattccttatctgtaaaatgtggtgTGTTAATAATATGCCTCAAAGGATAGGTAGTCTGTACATGGCCCAGAGTAAGTGTTAGGTAAATATTGGCAGGTGTTTTATTGCTCCTTCCTGGCACATTTCTTGGGATTTAATTAGTTTGGTTTCTGAAATGTAAGCTTTGTGGGAACAGGGTTTGTGCTTTTCTTATTTACTGGTGTGCCCCTAGCACCTTGCACAGTGGCTGGTACATGGTATGTGTCTAATTACATTGCGGAATGAATGCACAAAGGCAGACTCGAACTCACCCCTTTTGGAGCTTACAATCTAGAGAGCATGGAATCTAACCTTGTCCTTCTTACCCTTCAACACCTGGCCACTTTAGAGCTGTGAAAACTGAGACCCATAAAGGTGGGGTGATTCGAGTAAAGCTTCAAGGCGGAAGGGGTATTGCTCTTTCCAACTTTCTAGAGGGAAGTAAAACTCCTACTTGTCAGAAACGTGATGAAGCACCAAAAGCACATGGAACGAACAGAGCCCGACATCCGTTGTGAACACAAGTCACAGCCTTTTATTCTAGGAATAGGAACCAGGGCAAATTTTTCatcacaagagaaattttaaaagaaaaggaagaaaaaggaaacctgtGAGCTCTCTGGTTGGAGTAGCAGGATGGGTTGCAGTGCTGTTGACTGAGATGGCTGACACTGCAGTTGTGACTTCCTGGGAAAGATATCCAGTGCCCTGTCTGAGCTGCTGTCCGCCCCCCACCCAAACATGCTGTTCATGCCACATTTAGGAATCCAGCGGCTTCATTTGACAAATGTGGGAACAGAGGCTTAGCAAGGAGAAGGGACTTGCTCTAGTCCGCATGATGAATTAAACTCAAGTTTTCTGACTTCTAGCCCAAGATTCCTTTAAGCTCTAATTAATATAAAAGCTCTTAATATGAGaatggagagaaaggggaggtgagggggaggagaagtttGGAAGAAGGAAGAGGTGTTGGATCAGGTGCCCGCTGGCGGGTAGGGGCACTGACAGGTATGTGGGGCAACCAGAGTccttggggggagggcaggggagtctGCTGAGGAAAGAGGAGATGGAGGCTGGGGCCTAGCTGGGTTATTTTCAGAGCTGCTATCTTTGTCTGCATCTGCTAAATTATTAAACTGATATCACATCCTAGAGGGTGCCAGCCCAGGTTGCCAGGaagagactgaaagggaggggttGGATCTCTGAGCAGAGGCCTTGAATCTTCTAGGCTGGGATAGAAGTTGACTTTTCAAGCCTTaacctcctgccccaccccactctcAGCTGATGGAGTGGATCCTGCTTTGGGCCACAGCTGCACTTGCCATTCCCTCCGTAAGGTTCTGTCTCCGCCGGCTGCTGTCCTGGAAGGAGAGTGTGTATAATGGACAGGACTCTGAAACCAGGTCCCCCCTGGGCTGCCTCTTCTCTTTCAAGGTCTCTGACTCAGACCACAGAGAGACATGACTCGCTGTGAGACCTTGGACAAATCCTTGATCTTTGTATGTCTTTGTGCCATAAGTATTAGTGGTTCCATGCCTCAGGTCCTGAAGTTCACAGAGAAAAAGTGCATTTCTCAGGGTTGTGCAGCTAGGAAAGAACTGAGCTTCAATTCAAATTCAAGTCTCTCCAATTCCAGATGCCTTtcctctctattcttttttttatattttagtattttctctatttcctatCTTTCCTACAAAAGGAATGCATAACTTTGATGAAGAtcggaaaaaaagaataatcattataatttaaaagtgtattttctagggcttccctggtggcacagtggttaagaatccacctgccaatgcaggggacacgagttcgagccctggtccgcgaagatcccacgtgccatggagcaactaagcccatgtgccacaactactgagcctgtgctctagagcctgcgagccacaattactgagcccgcgtgccacaactactgaagcctgcacacctagagctcgtgctccacaacaagagaagccactgcaatgagaagcctgcgcactgcaacgaagagtagcccccgctcgccgcaactagagaaagcctgcgtgcagcaatgaagacccaatgcaaccaaaaataaataaattaaaaaataaataaataaaagtgtatttTCTAATTCCTAATGTTATGTTTGCCAGGCTGGTTGTGCCCTAAGAGGTGGTTGGCTGTGTCCCCTGCCCATTCTTGGGAGCATGGAGCTCAGGGCAATTAAGGAAGCTGGGAAGGAAGCTGGCAGATGCCAAAGCTCTCTAACCTCTAATCCTGTACACGTGCTGTTCCTACCCTGAatccttctcccttcctgtccCTCCGCCATCTGTGCATCCATCTCACACTTCgattcatccttcaggtctcagtttaaatGCCGTCTTCTGCAGGGAACTCTCTCtgatcccctccccacccagctcaGTGTCTGCTCTGCGTTCGCACAGCCACTGTGTTTCTCCTATCCCAAGAGATACCTCACTGAACTGCAGTCACCTGTGTCCTCCCTAGGCTGTgtgctctctgagggcagggcccCATCTGATCACTGCTGTACCTTCAGCAGCCAGCTCAACAGAGAAGGTAATGATCAAatttgttgagtgagtgaaataaagaatgaatggataaatgaatgaatgaacaagggGACTTCTCTATTCTCAACTAGCTCTGTCTAcccttgtattatttttcaattcaaaCAAATATTGTTTGAGTGGCCTTATGCGGCCAGGCACTCTACCTAACTTCAGGGAATCTCATGCTAAGCAAAACCAGTCTAAGGAGAGACTGTTAAGTAactaaactataaataaatacatacttataTATGACTAGTGGGAAATGCCATAGAGGATAGGAACAGGGGACATATCAGAGAACAGCAGGGAGGTGAGCTATGACTTTGGGGTGGGTCACATCTGTGTTTGAATCTTTGgccacttatcagctgtgtgaccttgagcgagtctcttcacttctctgggctttggtttctCATCAGGAACAAAGGCTGCTGATGCCCCTCCTTTAGGGGTACTGTGGAGAGAGAATGttcatctattcaacaaatatagtTTGAGTATCTCCTTCTATTCAGAgaaacaacttgcccaaggtaaccCAGATGGGCAGTGTGtgtgggatttgaactcagatctgaCTGGTTCTCTGGATCTGGCtgatggtgggaggtggggataaGTCCTAGTCTTGTTCCTCTTGGTTCATCCCCAGAAGTTGGGAGCAGTGATCTGCCTGATGCAGGCAAAACACCTGTAGATCTCCCCacggtggtgggggagggatcttcggcacagagaaagacacaaagTTTGATGACACAAAGGAGACCATTCAAAGGGATGAACCATTCAGCAGGGCATTCCGTCATCCCCATTGAGCCCCTCTGACTCCCTGAACCCCATCCTCCTCACTGAAtttcccttcttctccctctGTGAGCCTCTAGCACCAATGCACCCACTAAACCCCTCTCCCCTCATTGAGCCCATCACATTCACTGAGCCCCTCCCTCACTGAGCCCCTCCCCTCGCCCTGCACTGAGCCTCCGCTACTCCCGTCACTGAACACCctccccctcactccctccttcaAAGTCCTCCTCCCTTACCCTTCACTGAGCTTGACGCCCCCTCATGGACCTCACCGTCCTCTCTGAGCCCCTTCTGAGCTGCCTCTCAGGAGCCGAGCTGTCTCGCCCACGAATCCCAATCACTCAATCTAAGGCACTTAAAAGCACTTAGAGAACATGATGcggaggtggggcggggtggtgtgggggtggggtgtgctcTAACgtcctccttctcctccacatCAAGCCAGTGCAGCGCCCCCATCAGCCTCCTCTTCAGCCTGGGGCGGTAATCACACTGGCCACACTTTCGGCAGGTCCCCTGAGCCCACGGTCTGCTGCAGTTCTTCCCAATTGGTCTCAGCTGGTTTCTggccctccagcccctgccaccGCCCAACACAGAGCTCTTTCCTTTCTGATGGCACTTTCAAGTGGATGGCAGTGCCATGTTGTCTGGGTCAATGTTTGGAGGGGGTATGGCAAGATCACTTCCGCTGTGGGAAAAATGGCTAGAGCTCAGTTCTATCGTTTTGCCAGTATGACTAAAGTCCCAGTTAAGCAGGGTCCCCTCAATGACAGTGAGGAGACCCAGGTATCTGAGTTCCCAGAGGGCATGAATGGATGAGCTTGTCGCTTTCGGCTGTCCAGATTGAGCCACGGACCTTGGGCAAGGCTCCACTACACCTTCTGGGTCTGTTTCCCGCTGTGTGATAGGTGTGGGGACACCTACTGGCAGGAGCAGACAGGAGCAGGGGCTTGGAAAGAATTTTGCCCACTGAGGGGTGGGGCTCCCCTGGGGGGCCACCAAGATTTGCGAAAGCCGCGCCAAGCTCAGCAGCAGTGCTGAGGTTTGTTCTGCAAGTGAAGGGCTTGCCTGGTGAGGAACCAACACTGCCAGATCCCCACTAGGAGGCCAGTCGCCCCTCTGTGTTAACCTCTCCATGGCCGCAGGGAGATTGGAGAAGGTGGTCCTGGTGAAGTTTGCGGCCCAGGAGACCAGGTAGAGCCGATTCAGCCAAGGTGCAGCGTTTGGTATGTGCAAGGAGACAAGCCTCCTGAGTTGTGTCTCAGGCTTTCACTGTCACATAGTGTGGCTGCAGGCAAAAGCCTACCACAGGTGGGGACTGGAGTCCATGATTTATAAGCACTAGCTACTAGAGCTTATGACTCAGGGGCCAGGCTAGAGAAGATGCGGTCCCCTTTCCACCCAAAATTTGGAGGAGGTGGATAGGGACTGGATGCCCTAGCAGAGCAGCCTGGGTCGAAGGACCAGGGAGCTGAAGGGTTTGGGCAGTGTCCTgacggggcggggcaggggaggagggttcAGGGCATGCTAGTCTTTGATTGGCTGTGCTGCCCTTCGCTCCGCCCCATGGCCTATAAGACGCACCCGCGGTTGCCTTGGCGCTAGTGTGGGGGCTGCGGCCGCGTCTCTCTCCGTTTTGAGGCCTCCGTCCTTCCCAGCGTGGGGGACAGCCGGCCAGACCCGCGGACCTACTGCTGCGGACCGCCGGGGGACGGGGGATGCCGGGCTGCCGCATCAGCGCCTGCGGCCCGGGGGCCCAGGAAGGGTCGGCGGAACCGGGGTCCCCATCACTGCCGCCCGGGGAGCGCCTATTCTCCCCTCAGCCCCCGTCCCCAACTCCGACCTTGACCCCGACCCCGGCTCAGGCCTCACCGCAGCCCGAAGTGGCCCAGGAGTCGGCGGGCTCGGCCGAGGGGCAGGAGCTGCAGCGCTGGCGCCAGGGCGCTAGCGGGGGCGCGGGGCGCACCGGGCCGGCAGGGGGCGCGGGCGGCGGCccgggcgcggcggcggcggcggcggcggcggcaggggGCCGCGCGCTTGAGCTGGCCGAAGCGCGGCGGCGACTGCTGGAGGTGGAGGGCCGCCGGCGCCTGGTGTCGGAGCTGGAGAGCCGCGTGCTGCAGCTGCACTGCGTCTTCCTGGCGGCCGAGCTGCGCCTGGCGCACCGCGCCGAAAGCCTGGGCCGCCTGGGGGGCGGCGTGGCGCAGGCCGAGCTCTATCTGGCGGCGCACGGGTCACGCCTCAAGAAGGGCTCGCGCCGCGGCCGCCGCGGCCGCCCGCCCGCGCTGCTTGCCTCTGCGCTCGGTCTGGGCGGCTGCGTGCCCTGGGGCGCCGGGCGCCTGCGGCGGGGCCACTGCCCCGAGCCCGATTCGCCCTTCCGCCGGAGCCCGCCCCGCGGCCCCGCCTCCCCCCAGCGCTGACCTCCGCGCCGGGACCTTTGGCCACCCCGACAGGCCATTGCGGAGATGCCGAC
Protein-coding regions in this window:
- the TRNP1 gene encoding TMF-regulated nuclear protein 1, whose protein sequence is MPGCRISACGPGAQEGSAEPGSPSLPPGERLFSPQPPSPTPTLTPTPAQASPQPEVAQESAGSAEGQELQRWRQGASGGAGRTGPAGGAGGGPGAAAAAAAAAGGRALELAEARRRLLEVEGRRRLVSELESRVLQLHCVFLAAELRLAHRAESLGRLGGGVAQAELYLAAHGSRLKKGSRRGRRGRPPALLASALGLGGCVPWGAGRLRRGHCPEPDSPFRRSPPRGPASPQR